The sequence ATAGGTTCCGTTGTGGAAGAAATTGAAGGTAAAGTTGGACGTCAGTAGGATATAATATGCCCATTTTTAATAGCCCTCGGCTTAGACATAGTGAAAGTTCGTCAGATGAGAACCCTTACTGGATGTCTTTTTCCGATATTATGGCTGGTTTACTGGTTATTTTTATACTCGCTTGTGTGGTTCTGTTGCTACAGCTTATGGAAATTAAAAATAAGGTACAATTTGATGTTGAGGACCTTCAGAAGGCGAACCAGATCCGACAACAATTAATTGAAGAAATTGCCAAGCGGCTGGAGCAGGAGGGCGTAACCGTAGAGGTCAGCGACAACCACACTGTTTTGCGTATCCCTGACAAGCAACTCTACTTCAAAACTAACAGCGCAGAAATTCAACCTGAACACAAACGAATAGTAAGTGAAATAGGACGCGT comes from Maridesulfovibrio ferrireducens and encodes:
- a CDS encoding OmpA family protein, encoding MPIFNSPRLRHSESSSDENPYWMSFSDIMAGLLVIFILACVVLLLQLMEIKNKVQFDVEDLQKANQIRQQLIEEIAKRLEQEGVTVEVSDNHTVLRIPDKQLYFKTNSAEIQPEHKRIVSEIGRVLYVSISDPKKLRYLDTIFIEGHTDSRRAKRFPMGNWGLSAFRAISIWTFWTEKTDYGNGLKELRNSHGKPLFSVSGYAASRKVEQQEVTANQRRKNRRIDIRFTTRQPSEKEYKAVLDFLPGD